The proteins below come from a single Tenuifilum thalassicum genomic window:
- a CDS encoding homoserine O-acetyltransferase family protein, with the protein MKITEGNLLIDSIKLECGEQLEKINIHYHLLGDINNNPGKVIWICHAFTANSNPADWWPELVGPGKLFDPDKYPIVCANIIGSCYGSTGPSSLNPKTGKPYLRKFPLVTFRDVIAAHQKLKDHLGINKIWILIGGSIGGFQAMEWECEYPGTAENLVLIATSAEASPWVRAFSQSQRLAILADQTFDGVNPNGGKAGLKAARSIALLSYRGRSSYNITQQDIDSNQLSNYKACTYQDYQGDKLVKRFDAYTYYTLSLMLDSHNVGRGRGSSSRALKQIKSNTLVVGIDSDILFPLEEQRFLAKHIPQATFRIIHSKFCHDGFLIEHQQLSSIISEFINL; encoded by the coding sequence ATGAAAATCACGGAAGGGAATTTACTAATTGATAGTATTAAGCTTGAGTGTGGTGAACAACTAGAAAAAATCAATATTCATTACCATTTACTTGGCGATATCAACAATAATCCAGGTAAAGTCATATGGATATGCCACGCATTCACGGCTAACAGCAATCCTGCCGATTGGTGGCCAGAACTAGTTGGACCTGGAAAACTTTTTGACCCTGATAAATATCCCATTGTTTGCGCAAATATCATAGGTTCTTGCTATGGTTCAACAGGGCCTAGCAGCTTAAACCCTAAAACAGGGAAACCCTATTTGCGTAAATTTCCTCTTGTTACGTTCCGTGATGTTATAGCAGCGCACCAAAAGCTAAAGGATCACCTTGGAATCAATAAAATTTGGATACTTATAGGTGGTTCAATAGGTGGATTTCAGGCAATGGAATGGGAATGTGAATATCCTGGGACGGCTGAGAATCTGGTTCTTATAGCGACATCAGCTGAGGCTTCACCCTGGGTGCGCGCATTTAGCCAGTCGCAAAGACTTGCCATACTTGCCGATCAAACATTTGATGGTGTGAACCCTAACGGTGGTAAGGCTGGACTTAAGGCTGCAAGAAGCATTGCTCTCCTTAGCTATCGGGGCCGCAGCAGCTATAATATAACCCAACAGGATATTGATTCAAACCAACTTTCAAATTATAAAGCTTGCACATACCAGGACTACCAAGGTGATAAACTAGTTAAACGTTTCGATGCTTATACCTATTACACTCTAAGCCTGATGCTCGATAGCCATAACGTTGGTCGTGGACGAGGAAGTTCGAGCAGGGCTTTAAAGCAAATCAAATCGAATACACTTGTTGTAGGTATCGATAGCGATATCCTTTTCCCCTTAGAAGAGCAACGCTTTCTTGCAAAGCATATTCCACAAGCTACGTTTCGTATAATTCATTCAAAATTCTGTCACGATGGATTTCTAATTGAACATCAACAGCTATCATCAATCATCAGTGAATTCATCAACTTATAA
- a CDS encoding WG repeat-containing protein, whose amino-acid sequence MQRYILALIALLAFGFAHGQQSKSRRKAKGPYPRDWVLVEKSGLYGFISNNGKEIIKPQYSKIYPFDDFQRGWAMVEKNGFIGFITTEGKEIIKPEYTKIYPFGELNRGWALVEISGKFGFISIEGKEVVKPEYDKIHPFGEQIKNLAMVEKDGLFGFISIDGKEVLKPQYQKVHPFGEFQKDWALVEKNGLLGFINGEGREIVKPQYSKINQFDEYQKGWALVQRDNYFGFINSEGKEIVKTQYTQIKPFDQVQRGWALVERDGLWGFISNDGKEVVKPKYERISLSDSSAFQKGKP is encoded by the coding sequence ATGCAAAGATATATACTCGCACTAATTGCATTATTAGCATTTGGTTTTGCACATGGTCAGCAATCCAAATCAAGGAGAAAAGCAAAAGGTCCTTACCCACGCGATTGGGTTTTGGTTGAGAAATCAGGCTTATATGGATTTATATCCAACAATGGGAAAGAAATTATTAAACCCCAATACTCAAAGATATATCCCTTTGATGATTTTCAACGAGGCTGGGCAATGGTTGAAAAAAATGGGTTTATTGGCTTCATCACAACAGAGGGGAAAGAAATTATTAAACCAGAGTATACCAAAATATATCCTTTTGGAGAACTTAACAGAGGTTGGGCATTGGTTGAAATTAGCGGAAAGTTTGGTTTCATATCCATTGAGGGTAAAGAGGTTGTTAAACCAGAGTACGATAAAATACATCCTTTTGGCGAGCAAATTAAAAATCTTGCTATGGTTGAAAAGGATGGACTTTTTGGCTTTATTTCCATCGATGGCAAAGAGGTGCTTAAACCACAATACCAAAAGGTGCATCCTTTTGGCGAATTTCAAAAGGACTGGGCACTTGTTGAAAAAAATGGCTTGCTAGGTTTTATCAACGGAGAGGGCAGAGAAATTGTAAAACCTCAATACTCTAAAATAAATCAATTTGATGAATACCAAAAAGGTTGGGCACTTGTTCAACGCGATAACTATTTTGGTTTTATAAATTCCGAAGGCAAAGAGATAGTAAAAACTCAATACACTCAAATCAAACCTTTTGACCAAGTTCAAAGAGGTTGGGCTCTAGTTGAACGTGATGGTCTTTGGGGTTTCATTTCAAATGATGGGAAAGAAGTGGTTAAACCTAAATACGAAAGAATTAGTTTAAGCGATTCTTCAGCCTTTCAAAAAGGTAAACCATAA
- a CDS encoding O-acetylhomoserine aminocarboxypropyltransferase/cysteine synthase family protein, whose amino-acid sequence MNQKYHFDTLQVHAGQTVDSDTLSRAVPIYQTTSYLFKNSDHGANLFALKEFGHIYTRLSNPTTEALENRIAALEGGKSALVVSSGHSAQFIALTNILEAGDNFVTSPFLYGGSHNQFKIALKRLGIEARFAKSNNSNDFEILIDERTKAIYVETIGNPSFNIPDLTQLVKLANRYEIPLIVDNTFAGVGFLCRPIEWGANIVVESITKWAGGHGTSMGGAIIDGGNFNWGNGKFHQFTKPSEGYHGLVFWDEFGEKSPLGNIAFTVRARVEGLRDFGPAISPFNAFLILQGIETLSLRMERHCNNALKLASWLESHPKVEVVNYPGLANDPNHYLAKKYLKYGYGGVLTFTIKGDLEQTKKFVDSLKLVSHLANVGDAKTLIIQPAATTHQQLTEHERLSAGVLPNLLRVSVGIEHIDDIIDDFDQAFQNVFG is encoded by the coding sequence ATGAATCAAAAATATCATTTTGATACCTTGCAGGTGCATGCAGGGCAGACGGTCGACTCAGATACATTATCGAGGGCTGTTCCTATTTATCAAACAACATCGTATCTATTTAAAAACTCCGATCATGGAGCAAACCTTTTTGCCCTTAAAGAGTTTGGGCACATATATACAAGGTTAAGCAACCCCACAACCGAGGCGCTTGAAAATCGAATTGCAGCGCTAGAAGGTGGAAAATCGGCTTTAGTGGTATCCTCGGGGCATTCAGCGCAGTTTATTGCACTTACAAATATTCTGGAGGCTGGCGATAACTTTGTTACATCACCCTTTTTATATGGCGGAAGCCATAACCAGTTCAAGATTGCACTCAAACGACTAGGAATTGAAGCCAGGTTTGCTAAAAGCAATAATTCTAATGACTTTGAAATATTAATTGACGAAAGGACAAAAGCCATATATGTGGAAACAATAGGTAATCCTAGCTTTAACATCCCCGATCTTACTCAACTTGTGAAACTTGCAAATAGATACGAAATCCCTTTAATAGTTGATAATACCTTTGCAGGTGTAGGTTTCCTCTGTCGCCCCATTGAATGGGGAGCCAACATCGTTGTAGAATCAATAACCAAATGGGCAGGTGGGCATGGAACAAGCATGGGTGGAGCAATAATTGATGGCGGAAATTTTAATTGGGGTAATGGTAAGTTTCATCAGTTTACAAAACCCTCAGAAGGTTACCATGGCCTGGTTTTTTGGGATGAATTTGGCGAAAAAAGCCCACTTGGGAATATCGCATTTACCGTTAGGGCCAGAGTTGAAGGCCTTCGCGATTTCGGTCCAGCAATTAGCCCTTTTAATGCTTTCCTTATACTACAAGGAATAGAAACCCTATCGCTTCGTATGGAACGACACTGCAACAACGCCCTCAAACTTGCTAGCTGGTTAGAATCGCACCCTAAGGTTGAAGTTGTAAACTATCCAGGTTTAGCCAATGACCCCAATCATTACCTGGCAAAAAAATATCTTAAGTATGGATATGGTGGTGTACTCACCTTTACCATTAAAGGAGATCTTGAACAAACAAAAAAATTTGTCGATAGCCTTAAACTAGTTAGCCACCTTGCCAATGTGGGCGATGCCAAAACCCTAATTATTCAACCGGCTGCCACAACTCATCAGCAACTTACGGAGCACGAACGACTTTCTGCTGGAGTATTGCCAAACCTACTAAGAGTGTCGGTGGGCATTGAACATATCGACGATATTATTGACGATTTTGATCAAGCCTTTCAGAATGTTTTTGGCTAA